The Paracholeplasma brassicae genome contains a region encoding:
- the buk gene encoding butyrate kinase — MSKPFYILAINPGSTSTKIAVFNHDTLLFKESISHKEETLRTYKSIVSQFQFRLETIKDALAKHQFDLRSLNSIVSRGGMLKPIESGTYLINDAVINDLKNAKYGEHASNLGALIAYELSNELAIDAYFVDPVVVDEMTGIAKMTGLKSLKRRSIFHALNQKMVAKRYAKEHNKPYESLNLIVCHLGGGISVGAHHLGRVIDVNNALNGDGPMSPERTGSLPVIDLIDYIYTQKPSKESLLKLIAGGGGFVNHLNTNEGLKVMEMINEGNTYAKNVLEAMCYQVAKEIGSMACVLSGKIDGIILTGGLSYNATIVSLIKSRIDFLAPITVYEGEDEMLALALGVLTCKDHKDQIKHYGG; from the coding sequence ATGAGTAAACCCTTTTACATACTCGCAATAAACCCAGGATCAACCTCAACTAAAATTGCTGTATTTAATCATGACACACTTCTATTTAAAGAAAGCATCTCACACAAAGAAGAAACACTTAGGACATACAAAAGCATTGTTAGTCAATTCCAGTTTCGTTTAGAAACCATTAAAGATGCTTTGGCAAAACACCAGTTTGATTTAAGATCACTTAACAGTATTGTCTCAAGAGGCGGCATGTTAAAACCAATTGAAAGTGGCACCTATTTAATTAATGACGCCGTCATCAATGACTTGAAAAACGCTAAATACGGCGAACACGCATCAAACCTTGGTGCTTTGATTGCCTATGAACTCTCTAACGAATTAGCAATTGATGCTTATTTTGTTGACCCTGTGGTGGTCGATGAAATGACCGGTATTGCTAAAATGACGGGCTTAAAATCCCTCAAGCGTCGTTCGATTTTTCATGCCCTTAATCAGAAAATGGTCGCTAAACGTTATGCAAAAGAGCATAACAAACCCTATGAGTCACTAAACTTAATTGTCTGCCATCTAGGTGGTGGCATTAGCGTTGGCGCACACCATTTGGGTCGTGTCATTGACGTTAATAACGCTCTAAATGGGGATGGACCAATGTCACCTGAGCGTACTGGAAGCCTACCTGTCATTGATTTAATTGACTACATATATACCCAAAAACCATCCAAAGAATCACTCTTAAAATTGATTGCTGGGGGTGGTGGGTTTGTTAATCACCTAAATACCAATGAAGGTTTGAAAGTGATGGAAATGATTAACGAAGGCAATACCTACGCAAAAAACGTCCTAGAAGCCATGTGTTACCAGGTCGCAAAAGAAATTGGTTCAATGGCTTGTGTACTCAGTGGAAAAATTGACGGCATCATCCTTACAGGTGGTCTTTCTTATAATGCTACCATCGTGTCCTTAATTAAATCTCGAATTGACTTCTTGGCTCCCATCACAGTTTATGAAGGTGAAGATGAAATGCTTGCCTTAGCCCTAGGTGTCTTAACTTGTAAGGATCACAAAGACCAAATCAAACATTATGGAGGATAA
- a CDS encoding ATP-dependent DNA helicase, which produces MNKTYKVGVRDLVTFLYQSGDLSSENFQNVVALEGINAHQHIQGQYEIDDISEYPIEYMSKIEGYEFTLSGRIDGVKKKLNDYRLEEIKSTKKNIFDDYFFYSNEHLAQLKLYSYMFMKNNHLFDLNTELTYIQISDYKTRGFEFYFTLEELEPFYIESLTNYLQWLQILEAHQIKKEGSIETLKFPFGEYRKGQREMMTYVYSSVKQKETLFAVAPTGIGKTMAALFSSIKALDNDKQKIFYATAKNQGKDVAIEALQTLHQNGLETKMIEITSKDTICFLEKRDCDPKKCPFAKGFFDRLTEAMQDIFMNETILTKEVIEEYARKHMVCPFEYSLYVSYFVDVIVCDYNYVFDPRVHLIRYFDDETYQPIVLVDEAHNLISRSRDMYSAKLSKEDLIDLRKKGSKLKPSIRNQVNKVIEYFDTLDEKLAEAHLLSNDLPDYTLSEKVTFLMKKIQSSLKENQDYPKKSEVMEGYLKLLNYSVIMEYYNQAYKTNVMRQGDDLVVSLSCLDASEYLKQTINNKIQSAVFFSATLSPLDYYKTLINQNEGYDLTIASPFDPSRLKVIVMDQINTRFQHREASLDVIVEVIKKVVAQKKGNYIVFFPSYQYLNAVKKVLPKSLDALIIVQERDMNVQSRDETLLKFRADSPISQLGFFVMGGVFSEGIDYVGNMLNGVIIVGVGMPMLNHENDQLKSYYDLTFQKGFDYAYTYPGMNKVIQAVGRVIRRDDDYGVAILIDDRFSKSVYRKLMPSHWTNQQVCKTPEALEMVLSDFWLEMEKKKD; this is translated from the coding sequence ATGAATAAAACATACAAAGTCGGTGTTAGAGATTTAGTCACGTTCTTGTATCAAAGTGGGGATTTATCAAGTGAAAACTTCCAAAATGTGGTTGCACTTGAAGGAATAAATGCCCATCAGCACATTCAAGGGCAGTACGAAATCGATGACATCAGTGAATACCCAATTGAATATATGAGTAAAATTGAAGGGTATGAGTTTACGCTTTCAGGACGTATCGATGGGGTAAAGAAAAAACTAAATGACTATCGATTAGAAGAAATAAAATCAACAAAGAAGAACATCTTTGACGATTATTTTTTCTATTCAAATGAACACTTAGCTCAATTAAAACTATACAGTTACATGTTCATGAAGAACAATCACCTATTTGATTTAAACACAGAACTCACCTACATTCAAATTAGTGATTATAAAACAAGAGGATTCGAATTCTATTTTACACTTGAAGAATTAGAACCATTTTATATCGAATCGTTAACAAATTATTTACAATGGCTACAAATTCTTGAAGCGCATCAGATAAAGAAAGAAGGTTCAATTGAAACCTTAAAGTTTCCTTTTGGTGAGTATCGTAAAGGTCAAAGAGAGATGATGACCTATGTCTATAGTAGTGTCAAACAAAAAGAAACCCTATTTGCAGTCGCTCCAACGGGGATTGGTAAGACAATGGCCGCATTATTTTCAAGTATTAAAGCATTGGATAATGACAAGCAAAAGATCTTTTATGCAACGGCAAAAAATCAAGGTAAGGACGTCGCTATTGAAGCACTTCAAACGCTACACCAAAACGGATTAGAAACCAAAATGATCGAAATCACATCAAAAGACACTATTTGTTTTTTAGAAAAAAGAGATTGTGATCCCAAAAAATGCCCGTTTGCGAAAGGGTTCTTTGATCGGTTGACTGAGGCGATGCAAGACATCTTTATGAATGAAACCATATTAACAAAAGAGGTTATTGAAGAGTACGCTAGAAAACACATGGTTTGTCCCTTTGAATATTCCTTATACGTTTCTTACTTTGTCGATGTGATCGTTTGTGACTATAATTATGTGTTTGACCCTAGAGTTCATTTGATTCGTTACTTTGATGATGAGACCTATCAACCGATTGTCCTTGTTGATGAAGCACATAACCTGATTAGCCGATCAAGAGATATGTATTCGGCTAAACTATCGAAAGAAGATTTGATTGACCTTAGAAAAAAAGGCAGTAAATTAAAACCCTCCATTCGAAATCAAGTCAATAAAGTCATTGAGTATTTTGACACGCTTGATGAAAAACTTGCAGAAGCGCATCTACTTAGTAATGATTTACCGGATTATACGCTTTCTGAAAAAGTGACCTTTTTAATGAAAAAGATTCAAAGTTCATTAAAAGAAAATCAAGACTATCCTAAAAAATCAGAAGTGATGGAAGGTTATTTAAAACTACTAAACTATTCGGTGATTATGGAGTATTACAATCAAGCATATAAAACCAACGTGATGAGACAAGGTGATGACTTGGTCGTTAGTCTTTCTTGTCTTGATGCGAGTGAATATTTGAAACAAACAATTAATAATAAGATTCAATCTGCGGTGTTTTTTAGTGCAACCTTAAGTCCACTAGATTACTATAAAACGCTTATCAATCAAAACGAAGGCTACGATTTAACGATTGCCTCCCCATTTGACCCATCAAGACTAAAAGTGATTGTGATGGACCAAATCAATACACGATTTCAACACAGAGAAGCAAGTTTAGATGTAATTGTTGAAGTCATCAAAAAAGTAGTTGCGCAAAAAAAGGGAAACTACATTGTCTTTTTCCCTAGTTATCAGTATTTAAATGCGGTAAAAAAAGTCTTACCTAAGAGCCTTGATGCGCTAATAATCGTACAAGAACGTGACATGAATGTGCAATCAAGGGATGAAACGTTGCTTAAATTTAGGGCGGACTCACCAATTTCTCAACTTGGATTTTTTGTGATGGGCGGTGTGTTCTCAGAGGGCATTGATTACGTGGGTAATATGCTTAATGGGGTAATTATTGTTGGGGTTGGAATGCCAATGCTTAACCACGAAAATGATCAGTTGAAAAGTTATTATGACCTGACGTTTCAAAAAGGATTTGACTACGCCTACACTTATCCTGGGATGAATAAAGTCATTCAAGCGGTTGGTCGTGTGATCAGAAGAGATGACGATTACGGGGTTGCGATACTAATTGATGATCGCTTCTCAAAATCGGTTTATCGCAAGCTTATGCCTTCTCATTGGACAAACCAACAGGTGTGTAAAACACCAGAAGCGCTTGAAATGGTATTAAGTGATTTTTGGCTAGAAATGGAGAAAAAAAAGGACTAA
- a CDS encoding DsbA family oxidoreductase: MNIEVWSDFACPFCYIGKKHFEKALEKFPHKKEVNLTYKAYQLNPNAPKEMKEDAYHSFARSHNMSVEQTKKRFDLFTQTAKSVGLTYRYDLIQMTNTRDAHRLAKWANTFNQEASLTERFMHAYFTEGKNLANHETLLELVESLGFDVLEAKNVLESDLFEDEVNNQILEGRQIGVQGVPFFVLNRKYGISGAQDEAYILQTLNQLWQEQNPIQPLDSQNSGSCKADDCDI; encoded by the coding sequence ATGAATATTGAAGTATGGTCTGATTTCGCATGCCCTTTTTGCTACATCGGTAAAAAGCACTTCGAAAAAGCTTTAGAAAAGTTTCCTCACAAAAAAGAGGTTAACCTCACCTATAAAGCCTATCAATTAAACCCAAATGCACCAAAAGAAATGAAGGAAGACGCGTATCATAGTTTTGCTCGTTCACACAACATGAGTGTTGAACAGACAAAAAAACGCTTTGATTTGTTTACACAAACAGCCAAAAGCGTCGGTTTAACATATCGTTATGACTTAATTCAGATGACAAACACACGTGATGCGCATCGTTTAGCCAAGTGGGCAAACACATTTAATCAAGAAGCGAGCCTAACCGAACGCTTCATGCACGCATATTTTACCGAAGGAAAAAACTTGGCAAACCATGAAACGTTATTAGAACTCGTCGAATCACTTGGTTTCGATGTCTTAGAAGCGAAAAACGTGCTTGAATCTGATTTATTTGAAGATGAGGTAAACAATCAAATTCTTGAGGGCAGACAAATTGGCGTTCAAGGTGTCCCCTTCTTCGTCTTAAACCGCAAATATGGTATTTCAGGTGCACAAGATGAGGCATATATCCTTCAAACACTAAACCAACTTTGGCAGGAACAAAATCCAATTCAACCATTAGATAGTCAAAATAGCGGCTCGTGTAAAGCAGACGACTGTGACATCTAA
- a CDS encoding DUF3427 domain-containing protein — protein sequence MWQSMNRTTQMSEDGQNMIEHVKRGFNLHLLVRKSALNGGLRSGYSENFIYLGKVKVLNYEGNNPITFQF from the coding sequence GTGTGGCAATCAATGAATCGAACAACTCAAATGAGTGAGGATGGTCAAAACATGATTGAACACGTTAAGCGTGGATTTAACTTACATTTACTGGTTCGTAAATCCGCACTAAATGGTGGTCTTAGAAGTGGCTATAGTGAGAATTTTATCTACTTAGGCAAAGTAAAAGTATTGAACTACGAAGGGAATAACCCGATCACGTTCCAATTTTAA
- a CDS encoding GNAT family N-acetyltransferase has product MYRLIKPTIEMKTAYEAYINDWKDESLTPVTSDLKDKTYEQMLDEFYRAEHDINLPKGYVPDSNYFFVNEHKELLGFVNIRHYLDDILFKIRGHIAYGLKPSARGNGLSKIMLDLAIEKAREKGIKNILMVCDKSNIASRKTIEACGGVLKDEVYDVTDHEIIQRFWISYEEKKHE; this is encoded by the coding sequence ATGTACCGATTGATTAAACCAACGATTGAAATGAAAACAGCCTATGAGGCTTACATAAACGACTGGAAAGACGAATCATTAACGCCAGTCACTTCGGACTTAAAAGATAAAACATACGAGCAAATGCTTGATGAGTTTTACCGTGCAGAACATGACATTAATTTACCAAAAGGCTACGTGCCTGATTCAAACTACTTTTTTGTCAATGAGCATAAGGAATTATTGGGTTTTGTTAACATCAGACACTACTTAGACGACATATTATTTAAAATACGTGGTCATATTGCCTACGGCTTAAAGCCAAGCGCTAGAGGTAACGGTTTAAGTAAAATCATGCTTGACCTCGCAATCGAAAAAGCAAGAGAAAAAGGCATTAAGAATATATTGATGGTCTGTGATAAATCAAACATCGCATCAAGAAAGACCATTGAAGCGTGTGGCGGTGTGCTCAAAGACGAAGTTTATGACGTCACCGACCACGAAATCATCCAACGTTTTTGGATTAGTTATGAGGAAAAAAAACATGAGTAA
- a CDS encoding (deoxy)nucleoside triphosphate pyrophosphohydrolase: MKKRIEVVAAVIKKDNTYFCAQRKDQGELARKWEFPGGKIEKGETQAKALKREIKEELNTIIEVKDFLITVNHEYNTFNLVMHAYECEVIEGDLDTTEHLDQKWLTKEEMAAFDFAAADLPIIDILN; the protein is encoded by the coding sequence ATGAAAAAAAGAATAGAAGTAGTCGCAGCGGTAATCAAAAAGGATAACACGTATTTTTGTGCACAACGTAAAGATCAGGGAGAACTTGCAAGAAAGTGGGAGTTTCCAGGCGGAAAGATTGAAAAAGGGGAAACCCAAGCAAAGGCACTAAAGAGGGAAATAAAAGAAGAGTTAAACACCATTATTGAGGTAAAAGATTTTCTAATTACAGTGAATCATGAGTATAATACGTTTAATTTAGTGATGCACGCTTATGAGTGTGAAGTGATTGAGGGAGATCTTGATACTACAGAGCATTTAGATCAGAAATGGTTAACAAAAGAAGAAATGGCCGCTTTTGATTTTGCAGCAGCAGATTTACCAATTATTGATATCTTAAACTAA
- a CDS encoding phosphate acyltransferase: MQLLENLLSQTNDRPKTVVIPCACDNHVLLAVEMARKNGLIKAILIDDKNKLLHLMSSLSIDPTSYEIIDESDVDFALSISMLVIQNGRADFLMKGLIDTKLILKKVLDKKYGFRKSNRMTHATLVETAFYHKPFLLSDAAMNIDQSFETKIEIIKNGVGLLHKLGINQAKVAVLSAVEKTNEKLESTLIAQQLKELSLNEDFYGAIIEGPLQLDNAINKESATHKQVDNLVAGDADFLVMPNLEAGNIFYKSLMFLSEAKSASVVLGASFPIVVTSRADSSVTKYHSILLASLLCEKKDI, encoded by the coding sequence ATGCAACTTCTAGAAAACTTACTAAGTCAAACAAATGATCGTCCAAAAACGGTCGTCATTCCTTGTGCCTGTGACAACCACGTTCTTCTTGCTGTTGAGATGGCTAGAAAAAACGGTTTGATCAAGGCCATCCTAATTGACGATAAGAACAAATTACTCCATTTGATGTCTTCTTTATCAATTGATCCGACGTCTTATGAAATCATTGACGAATCGGACGTCGATTTCGCTTTATCAATTTCGATGCTTGTCATTCAAAACGGACGTGCCGATTTCTTAATGAAAGGCCTAATTGATACAAAACTCATCCTAAAAAAAGTGCTTGATAAAAAATATGGTTTTCGTAAAAGTAACCGCATGACACATGCCACACTCGTTGAAACTGCTTTTTATCATAAACCTTTTTTACTCTCTGATGCCGCAATGAATATTGACCAGTCATTTGAAACAAAAATCGAAATCATAAAAAATGGTGTTGGTCTCTTACACAAGCTTGGCATTAATCAAGCAAAGGTTGCGGTATTATCCGCTGTCGAGAAAACAAACGAAAAGCTTGAATCTACCCTAATTGCACAACAATTAAAAGAACTCAGCTTAAATGAGGATTTTTACGGGGCGATCATTGAAGGCCCACTTCAGCTTGATAACGCGATCAATAAAGAATCAGCAACGCACAAACAAGTGGATAACCTCGTTGCAGGTGATGCGGATTTCTTAGTCATGCCGAATCTAGAAGCCGGTAACATCTTTTACAAATCACTGATGTTTTTAAGTGAGGCAAAAAGTGCTTCTGTTGTCTTAGGTGCTTCTTTTCCAATCGTTGTTACCTCAAGAGCCGATTCATCAGTTACAAAGTATCACTCCATCTTACTTGCCTCATTATTATGTGAAAAAAAGGACATTTAG
- a CDS encoding metal ABC transporter permease, giving the protein MFEFSYTFRLVMIATAMIGAISGILGVFLTLSKKSLVSDALSHSALPGVVLAFIITKEASGLVFMFGAFVASVFALILIDFIKKYSPIKNDTSLALILSSFFGFGQVLLSLIRDTAGSNQARLNAFIFGQAATINQTDVFVLYGILFIVILVIVVFYRPMKLYVFDPVFYQSLGYQKKLAEVLINFLLILVVISGIQMVGVILMSALLIAPAIAARLLSNQFKNNLVLAMMIGILSAVIGTFLGQRLPTGPVIVVITSSVALMMLLFSKNGLVREIYIDFRFKKQIKVYLPLILFYETNEYSHPFVLACPTYLKQGYVIKRNDDYVVSKEGVRLIDSLMGGVS; this is encoded by the coding sequence ATGTTTGAGTTTAGTTATACCTTTCGATTGGTCATGATTGCAACGGCAATGATTGGTGCTATTTCAGGCATCTTAGGTGTCTTTTTAACACTTTCTAAAAAAAGTTTGGTCAGTGATGCGTTATCTCATAGTGCATTACCTGGTGTGGTGTTGGCTTTCATCATAACAAAAGAAGCGAGTGGTTTGGTCTTTATGTTTGGTGCGTTTGTTGCAAGCGTGTTTGCGTTAATCTTAATTGACTTTATTAAGAAATATAGTCCAATTAAGAATGATACAAGTCTAGCCTTAATCTTATCGTCATTTTTTGGGTTTGGACAAGTGCTATTATCACTAATTAGAGATACAGCAGGAAGTAATCAAGCCAGACTCAATGCGTTTATATTTGGCCAAGCAGCAACAATCAATCAAACCGATGTTTTCGTTCTTTATGGGATTTTATTTATCGTGATTTTAGTGATTGTCGTATTCTACCGACCGATGAAGCTTTATGTCTTTGACCCGGTGTTCTATCAAAGCTTAGGTTATCAAAAAAAACTAGCCGAGGTATTAATCAACTTTCTGCTTATTTTGGTCGTCATCTCAGGGATTCAAATGGTTGGTGTTATCTTAATGAGTGCGCTCTTAATCGCCCCAGCCATCGCAGCAAGGCTATTATCAAATCAGTTTAAAAATAACTTAGTGTTAGCCATGATGATTGGGATTTTATCTGCAGTCATAGGGACGTTTTTAGGACAACGATTACCAACAGGCCCTGTGATCGTGGTAATTACCTCTTCGGTAGCCCTGATGATGTTGTTATTCTCAAAGAATGGACTTGTTAGAGAAATTTATATAGACTTTAGATTTAAAAAACAGATTAAAGTGTATCTGCCACTCATTTTGTTTTATGAAACCAATGAGTATAGTCACCCCTTTGTCCTTGCTTGTCCGACTTACTTAAAACAAGGCTATGTGATCAAACGAAATGACGATTATGTCGTCAGTAAAGAAGGCGTCCGATTGATTGACTCATTGATGGGAGGGGTATCATGA
- a CDS encoding metal ABC transporter ATP-binding protein — MKTHVTIENLIVAYEDKPVLFDIDLTINRGQLIAIVGPNGAGKSTLIKAMINLVIKTTGHVFFDGKTYEDYKKNIAYVPQRNTVDWDFPTTVKDVVLMGRYHELKWYQKPSKTYISEARAALEKVGMLAFENRQISKLSGGQQQRVFLARALFTNASLYLMDEPFQGVDDQTEKAIIDVLRLLKQEKKTVLVVHHDLSTVSEYFDEVILINKRLIAHGNVKDVFTNENIAETFKGTKTRSKIDV; from the coding sequence ATGAAAACACACGTTACAATCGAAAATTTAATCGTGGCTTATGAAGACAAACCCGTACTGTTTGATATTGATTTAACAATAAATAGAGGGCAATTGATTGCGATTGTTGGACCAAATGGGGCTGGTAAATCGACGTTAATCAAAGCAATGATTAATCTAGTAATAAAAACAACGGGTCATGTGTTTTTTGATGGAAAGACATACGAAGACTATAAAAAAAATATCGCGTACGTGCCACAACGCAATACCGTCGACTGGGATTTTCCAACCACGGTAAAAGATGTGGTGCTCATGGGGCGATATCATGAACTCAAGTGGTATCAAAAACCAAGTAAAACCTACATTAGCGAGGCACGTGCTGCGTTAGAAAAAGTGGGTATGTTGGCGTTTGAAAATAGACAGATTAGCAAGCTTTCTGGTGGGCAACAACAAAGAGTGTTTTTAGCAAGAGCGCTTTTTACGAACGCCTCACTTTACTTAATGGATGAACCGTTTCAAGGCGTAGATGATCAAACTGAAAAAGCAATCATTGACGTTTTAAGACTATTAAAACAAGAAAAGAAGACCGTCCTTGTTGTGCATCATGACTTATCAACGGTTAGTGAATATTTTGATGAGGTTATCTTGATCAATAAAAGACTAATTGCCCATGGGAATGTCAAGGACGTATTTACAAATGAAAACATTGCAGAGACCTTTAAAGGCACTAAAACAAGGAGTAAAATCGATGTTTGA
- a CDS encoding metal ABC transporter permease — translation MTISILIILILTSISTSILGVYLVLKKTAMMIDSISHTVLLGIVLAYMLVKDLNSPFLIIGATLMGLFTTYLTEALIKSSKTKEDAAIGLVFPLLFSVAIILVSTKFSGIHLDIDAVLLGKLELSIFDELVINQVNLGPRLLYVTGVVTLINVLFFIRNYKSIKLITFDELFAKTIGIPVVLIHYLLMTLVSLTAVSAFDAVGSILVVALMVGPAATARLITKEFKPMVLVAMGVSIFNAVLGFMVAYLLDINVSGVVATITLVSFLLVLLFQKESGAISRSYKEYQKKKRFLMLSLMLHLDNHQDNPSRTKLTKLPIELNWSDKRFLSVLNEGIKKGYFINQQGHLFFLDDGYQKYKQFLIDLD, via the coding sequence ATGACCATTTCAATTTTAATCATTCTCATACTAACGTCAATCTCAACATCCATTTTAGGTGTTTACTTGGTTCTTAAGAAAACCGCTATGATGATTGATTCCATTTCTCATACGGTTCTTTTAGGGATTGTGTTGGCATACATGCTTGTAAAAGACCTTAATTCGCCTTTTTTAATCATCGGAGCGACTCTGATGGGATTATTTACCACTTATTTGACCGAAGCGCTAATAAAGTCATCAAAGACGAAAGAGGATGCTGCGATCGGGCTCGTTTTCCCGCTCTTATTTAGTGTCGCAATCATTTTAGTTTCGACGAAATTCAGTGGCATTCATTTAGACATCGATGCGGTGCTTTTAGGTAAGCTTGAATTGTCCATTTTTGATGAACTTGTGATCAATCAAGTCAACTTAGGACCCAGACTGTTATACGTCACGGGCGTAGTGACATTGATTAATGTCTTATTCTTCATTCGAAATTACAAATCGATTAAGCTAATTACATTTGATGAGTTATTTGCGAAAACCATTGGGATTCCAGTGGTGTTGATTCACTATTTGTTGATGACGCTTGTATCATTAACGGCTGTGAGTGCGTTTGATGCGGTAGGATCAATACTGGTTGTGGCCTTAATGGTTGGACCAGCGGCCACCGCACGATTAATCACTAAAGAGTTTAAGCCAATGGTTTTAGTAGCGATGGGGGTATCTATTTTTAATGCCGTCCTTGGATTTATGGTTGCCTATTTGCTTGACATCAATGTCTCAGGCGTCGTAGCAACAATCACGCTTGTTAGCTTTTTACTCGTCTTGTTATTCCAAAAAGAATCCGGTGCGATTTCAAGAAGCTACAAGGAATATCAAAAGAAAAAACGTTTTTTGATGTTATCATTAATGCTTCATTTGGATAATCACCAAGACAATCCTTCAAGAACAAAATTGACGAAACTACCAATAGAACTGAATTGGAGTGATAAACGTTTTTTAAGTGTTTTAAACGAAGGCATCAAAAAAGGGTATTTTATAAACCAACAAGGACATCTGTTCTTTTTAGATGATGGCTATCAAAAGTACAAACAATTCTTAATTGATTTGGATTAA
- a CDS encoding metal-dependent transcriptional regulator: MYYAEEDYIKLIYELAIENDVELIKTSDLSSKFGYTDQSVNEMIKKLSQKGLVTFIPYKGIKLTETGLEQAIRMTRSHRIWEVFLTEKLGFLWQDVHEEAERLEHATSPRLVEKLFDYLGRPTHCSHGNPIPSIKGPTQNPARLSLLSLNQNESFKLIRVLDHKELLTFLNKNQINLGDTIKVVEKMAFEDLLKIDVNDKEMIISSKVADMLFGEM; the protein is encoded by the coding sequence ATGTATTACGCAGAAGAAGATTATATTAAGTTAATATACGAACTTGCGATTGAAAATGACGTTGAGCTCATTAAGACTTCCGATCTATCCTCTAAGTTTGGCTACACCGATCAGTCCGTCAATGAAATGATTAAAAAACTTAGTCAAAAAGGATTAGTAACCTTTATTCCCTATAAAGGAATTAAACTGACAGAAACTGGCCTTGAACAAGCCATAAGGATGACTAGAAGTCACCGTATCTGGGAAGTTTTTTTGACTGAAAAACTCGGTTTTTTATGGCAAGACGTTCATGAAGAAGCCGAACGTTTAGAACACGCAACCTCACCAAGACTGGTTGAAAAACTGTTTGATTACTTGGGTAGACCGACGCATTGTAGTCATGGTAATCCAATCCCAAGCATCAAAGGCCCGACACAAAATCCGGCAAGATTATCCTTACTGTCATTAAATCAGAATGAATCGTTTAAATTAATAAGGGTGTTAGACCATAAAGAGCTTTTAACCTTTTTAAATAAAAACCAAATCAATTTAGGTGATACCATCAAAGTGGTAGAAAAAATGGCATTTGAAGATTTGTTGAAGATTGATGTCAATGATAAAGAGATGATTATCTCAAGCAAAGTAGCCGATATGTTGTTTGGGGAAATGTAA
- a CDS encoding metal ABC transporter solute-binding protein, Zn/Mn family produces the protein MKRYLILINLILTIVALQGCVKGYEYQEGKINVVATTTMLGDLAKQIGGEDVSVTTLMGVGVDPHLYTPKPSDTSALKKADFVLFNGEHLEGKMTTILESIIQDKHGLDAAKSIEERGISLLTDAFDNVDPHIWFDVSNWMIVAENLANEFMRIDQENKPNYEKNLDTYLTKLASLDQYIKQQVSLINEESRVLITAHDAFGYFGKAYGFEIHGVQGISTESEATIEDINAMVNLIISRNIKAIFVELSVSSKTVEALINQAKSRGYELSIGGTLYSDSLGDGVYQSYIEAFKRNVDLIVEGLKDK, from the coding sequence ATGAAGAGATATTTGATACTAATCAATTTAATACTAACGATCGTTGCTTTACAAGGCTGTGTGAAGGGCTATGAGTACCAAGAAGGTAAAATCAATGTGGTTGCAACCACAACGATGCTGGGCGATTTGGCAAAACAAATCGGTGGTGAGGACGTTAGTGTTACGACGCTCATGGGTGTTGGGGTTGACCCGCACTTATACACACCAAAGCCTAGTGACACGAGTGCGCTCAAAAAAGCAGACTTTGTGCTTTTTAATGGCGAACATTTAGAAGGTAAGATGACGACAATACTTGAATCGATTATTCAGGATAAGCACGGACTAGACGCAGCTAAAAGTATTGAAGAACGCGGGATTTCTCTATTGACAGACGCGTTTGATAACGTTGACCCTCACATTTGGTTTGATGTCTCAAACTGGATGATTGTGGCTGAGAACCTAGCCAATGAGTTCATGAGAATAGATCAGGAAAACAAGCCAAACTATGAAAAAAATCTGGATACCTATTTGACTAAACTGGCCAGTCTTGATCAATACATTAAACAACAGGTGTCATTAATCAATGAAGAAAGTCGTGTGTTAATTACGGCACACGATGCCTTTGGCTATTTTGGCAAAGCTTACGGGTTTGAAATCCACGGTGTACAAGGGATATCGACAGAGTCAGAGGCCACAATCGAAGACATCAACGCTATGGTAAATCTAATCATTTCAAGAAATATAAAAGCGATTTTTGTTGAACTTTCTGTGTCTTCTAAAACCGTAGAAGCTTTAATTAACCAGGCAAAGAGTAGAGGTTATGAACTATCAATTGGTGGGACACTTTATAGCGACTCATTAGGTGATGGGGTTTATCAAAGCTATATTGAAGCGTTTAAACGAAACGTTGACTTAATTGTTGAGGGGTTGAAAGACAAATGA